Genomic segment of Deltaproteobacteria bacterium:
TCGCGACCGTCTGCGTGTAGTCGACGTCGAAGAAGAGCCAGTCGAGGATCCGGTACCGCACCTCGAGCTCGCCGCCGATCCGGCGCGTGGCGCCGCTCGGCTCGGTCGTGCCCTCGTCGCCGACGAAGACGATCTCGCTGTCGAGATCGAGCATCCAGAACGCGGCCGCGAGATCGAGGCGGTCGAACAGCCGGGTGCGGACGCCGAGCTCGCCGCCCCGAGCCTTGGCGCTCGGGTCGACGGGATTCTCGTCGCGCACGACGCCACGCGCGTCGTTCGAGTGGAAGCCCTCCCCGTAGTTGATGAAGACGTCGAGGTCGGGAAGCGGCGAAAGGACGATGCTCGCCTTCGGGCTGAAGATCGCGTCGTTCTCCACCCCCTGCCCGGTCAGGTCGGGGGCGCTCGTCGAGTTCAGGTTGTTGTCGACGTCGAAGTGGAGGTCGTCGAAGCGGAGGCCGACGATCGTCCGCAGCCACGGCGTCCACGTGGTGTCGGCGCCCACGTAGGCGAAGGAGTCCACCTGCCCGACGTTGTGGTCGGTCTGGCGGGTCAGGAAGTCGCGCTCGACCGTGTAGTTCAGCTGCTCGCCGATGTGGTCGCCGCGGACCCCGACGGCCCCGGTGAAAGCCGTGTCCGTGCCCCCGAACGCGACGTGACGGACGTAGCGCGCCTCGCCGCCGCCGAAGAAGCGCTTGTCCTTCTGCTCGATCTGGTCGCCGTTCACCGGGTCGCGCGCGAAGAAGGTGAAGTTCGAGAAGAGGTCGAGGTCGTAGTAGACGCCGTACGCGAGGAGGCTCGCTTCCTCGCCCTCGTCGGGACGCCACGTCGTCCGCCCGTACAGCTGGTGCCGCTGCGACGTGCCGCCTTCGGTCGGGTCGATCGAGCCGAAGCGATCGAGCTCTCCCGCGCGGACGGCGCGGAGGGGAATCTGACCGGAAGCGTTCCACGTACCGCGGTAGCTCGTGAAGGTGAGATCCGCCTGCCACGAGCCATCGGCCCATCCCGCGCGCGAGAAGAGCTTGTAGCGGTTGTAGTGCTCCGGATTGTCGAAGGGACCGTTCTGTCCGGCCCCCTCCACCGCGAAGAGCGTGTGGAAGGCTCCGAACTCGCGCCCGCCCACGATCACGCCGCGGAAGAGGTCGAAGCGCCCGGCGCTGAAGCTCGCGGTGTTCTCCGCCGCCACCCGCTTCGTGACGAGATCGACGGCGCCCGCGGTCGCGAAGTCGCCGTGCTCCAGGAAGTAGGGCCCCTTGTCGACCTCGATGCGCTCGACCACCTCGGGGATGACGAAGTTCGCATCCGCATAGCCCTGCCCGTGCGCGTGGCTCGGGTTGTTGATCGGCACGCCGTCGAACGAGAGCGCGACGTCCGTGCCGTGATCGGCGTCGAAGCCGCGGAGATAGTACTGGTTCGCCTTGCCGCCGCCGGCGTGCTGCACGACCACGAGGCCCGGCGTCACCTCGAGGATGTCCGCCGGCCGGCGGATCGGCCGGAGGGAGAAGTCGCGGCTGCGCACGATCAGCGACGACGCGGCGGTGATGGGGCGATCGGCCTGAACCACGGTCTCGGGGAGCTGCCACCGACGCTCCGAGTTGCCGGCCGCCGGCGTCGATCCGGGTCGAGGATCTCCGTCGGAAGGCTCGGGCGTTTCGGCAACGAGATCGCCATCCGTATCGGCGAACACGGACAAGGCCGGTGCGCTCGCCACACTCGGCACGAGCAGCACCGCCAACAAGATGCGGCGCAACATGGAACCTCCACGCAAGCACGCGCCGACGACGTCCCGGAGACGCCGCGGCGAGATCACGGGCGACGCGGTCCGCGGCAGCCGGCCGCCGACCGCACGGAGAGTCGGGACGAGTCGCGACCTTCCGCGCCCGGACGAACGGTCCGTGCGGCCGAGGAGGGGTCGCGGCTACGCGACCCGCAGCGGAGGCGCGCGCGCCCGCGTCGCCCGGCTAACGAGAACCGGCGCAGGCAACGACACGGCAAGCGGCAGCGGGGAGACGACGAGCGCGGGTGCCGGCGGCACGACCGACGGCAGCGCCGCCACGACGGCGGGCGGCGCGAGGTGCGTATGGAGAGCGGAGGCTCCGGCGGACACGAGGCCCGGGCCCGCAAGCGGGGTCCGGATCGCGTCGTCGCCGGGCGCGTCGCGGACGACACCCGCGACGGGGCCGGCATGGACATGCGCCGTCCCGCCGCCCGCGTGCCGGTGACGGACGACCAGCGACGGCGGCGGCACGAGCTCGATCGCGAGCGCGAGCAGGACGACCAGCACCGCCCGCGGATGGAACGTCAGAAGCCTCCTCAGCGCGGCGAGGCTCACGCGTGGCCCTCGCGTCGGTTGTCGCGCAGCGAGTGCCAGAACGAGAGGCCGATGAAGGCCGCCCCGACGAGCCCGGTCACCACCTCCGGGATCGGTGTCACCGCCTCGACGAACATGATCACGCCGAGGGCGATGATCGCGTAGAACGCTCCGTGCTCCAGGTAGCGATACTCGGTGAGCGTCTCGCGGTCGACCAGCATGATGGTCAAGCTTCGCACGAACATGGCCCCGATGCCCAGGCCAATCGCGATCACGAAGAGGTTGTTCGAGAGCGCGAAGGCGCCGATCACGCCGTCGAAGCTGAAGCTCGCGTCCAGCACCTCGAGATAGAGGAAGGCCGCCGCGCCCGAGCGGGTCGCGGCGCCCGCCACCACATCCGCCGGATCGAGGATCGCCGCGATGCCATCGACCCCGATGAAGGTGAGGAGGCCGAAGATTCCCGCAACGAGGAAGCCATAGCGCTCGTGCTCCGGGAGCCACGCCGCGATCGCCCAGAGCGCGAAGAGCACGACCCCGAGGCCGAACGCCTCGACCCGCCCGACGTAGACGAGCGGCCGCTCGACCACCGGGATCCAGTGCACGTCCTTCTCCTCGTCGAGGAAGTGCTTGAACCCCACCATGAGCAGAAAGGCGCCGCCGAAGGCCGCCACCGAAACGTGGGCGCTTTCGATGATGTGCGAGTACTCGTCGGGACGGGTCGCCGAGAGCACCAGGGCTTCCCACGGATCGATGCGGGCGACGATCGCCACGATCGCGAGCGGAAAGACGATCCGCATGCCGAAGACGGCGATCGCGATGCCCCAGGTGATGAAGCGTCGCCGCCAGACCGGATCCATCTCGCGAAGCACCGTCGCGTTCACGACGGCGTTGTCGAACGACAACGACACCTCGAGAACGGCGAGCACGGCCACGATGAAGGTGGTGCCGAGCGTTCCCGCCACCGTCCCGTGGATCTCCCAGCCGAGCGCCGCGCCCCCGACGAGACCGAGCAGCGTGACCAGGAACGAGCCGCGAAAGTATTTCATGCGAGGTGGGGCGACGGAGTCGATGGCCGACGATCCGTCAGGACAGCAGCCGATCGGCGAAGATCGCCAGCCCCCCCGTTCCGAGCCCCCAGAGCAAGTCCTTGCGGACGTTCTGCTCGGGTCCCTGCGTCTGCTCGGTCGCCCACGCGCCGACGAGGAAGAAGACCGCGAGGGCGGCGATGCCGAAGTGGATGCCGGGGACCGTCTCCCCGGCGTTCCGCGCGGCGGTCACGGCCTGCGACACCGTGAACGCGGCGAAGAATGCCGCCGCGATGCCGACGATGCGAAGCAGGCGGAGCCGCGTCACCGCGCGCGCCGCCCGCCCCCTCGCGGAACTCCCGTCACTCCTCGCTCACCTTGGCCGAGCGCGCCACCCGCAGGAGCTCGCGCGCCTCCGCGTCGCCGGACGCCGCACGCGCTTCCCAACGCCGGTGCCGCATGGGCTTCGCGACGTATTCGTCGAGCGCGATGACGAGGATGCTGAAGCCGACGACGATCGCGATCGAGCTGTATAGACCGAGCTCCATGAT
This window contains:
- a CDS encoding TonB-dependent receptor, producing the protein MLRRILLAVLLVPSVASAPALSVFADTDGDLVAETPEPSDGDPRPGSTPAAGNSERRWQLPETVVQADRPITAASSLIVRSRDFSLRPIRRPADILEVTPGLVVVQHAGGGKANQYYLRGFDADHGTDVALSFDGVPINNPSHAHGQGYADANFVIPEVVERIEVDKGPYFLEHGDFATAGAVDLVTKRVAAENTASFSAGRFDLFRGVIVGGREFGAFHTLFAVEGAGQNGPFDNPEHYNRYKLFSRAGWADGSWQADLTFTSYRGTWNASGQIPLRAVRAGELDRFGSIDPTEGGTSQRHQLYGRTTWRPDEGEEASLLAYGVYYDLDLFSNFTFFARDPVNGDQIEQKDKRFFGGGEARYVRHVAFGGTDTAFTGAVGVRGDHIGEQLNYTVERDFLTRQTDHNVGQVDSFAYVGADTTWTPWLRTIVGLRFDDLHFDVDNNLNSTSAPDLTGQGVENDAIFSPKASIVLSPLPDLDVFINYGEGFHSNDARGVVRDENPVDPSAKARGGELGVRTRLFDRLDLAAAFWMLDLDSEIVFVGDEGTTEPSGATRRIGGELEVRYRILDWLFFDVDYTQTVA
- a CDS encoding DUF475 domain-containing protein, producing the protein MKYFRGSFLVTLLGLVGGAALGWEIHGTVAGTLGTTFIVAVLAVLEVSLSFDNAVVNATVLREMDPVWRRRFITWGIAIAVFGMRIVFPLAIVAIVARIDPWEALVLSATRPDEYSHIIESAHVSVAAFGGAFLLMVGFKHFLDEEKDVHWIPVVERPLVYVGRVEAFGLGVVLFALWAIAAWLPEHERYGFLVAGIFGLLTFIGVDGIAAILDPADVVAGAATRSGAAAFLYLEVLDASFSFDGVIGAFALSNNLFVIAIGLGIGAMFVRSLTIMLVDRETLTEYRYLEHGAFYAIIALGVIMFVEAVTPIPEVVTGLVGAAFIGLSFWHSLRDNRREGHA